A genomic window from Pyxicephalus adspersus chromosome 2, UCB_Pads_2.0, whole genome shotgun sequence includes:
- the OVCH1 gene encoding ovochymase-1, which translates to MKCGVQPTKMMARDFLQANSRIIGGEDAEEGGQPWTFVSELSHLQVIAGEYNRTAIDAEQQNISVSGVKIHPKYRPDGSMTYDIALLYLAQSITLGSEVQLICLPQVGEEAEIGTLCVSSGWGRVGENAEFSNVLQVVTLPILDSTMCGSVLNSMGLPALHSSMLCAGFPGGGKDACQGDSGGPLVCQRRSGTWFLAGTTSWGVGCGRAWKKPPTSSETLGSPAIFARISAVLDFLRNSTTDSDFRGSLLLTFADFAVEFQEECLYDHVSVYSDIDHTQLIVTLCGYSVTEPIFSPGNIMVIVFESDAENNFFGFKAMFKFLNPATEEIKPLPFSGLRRVPDLKRISKSVCGMAPLSTQWILNRIVGGEEACPNCWPWNVELMFQGGFVCGGVILSPEWVLTAAHCLLSPDPSLYLIIGGIHDRFLNASNEQRRNVLAITAHENFNILTFNYDVGMLRVEEPFVFNDFVRPVCLPRKNEPIEPSSLCVVTGWGGTGEVGNFSSRLQQLQVPILNTEVCNTTYYPGMISKQMICAGFPETGGKDACTGDSGGPLVCLSTNNSYVVYGIVSWGVGCARAKKPGVYARIRSLLSWIEDTLQERNDQINYHLTLPERPVELPAWNDIPSVQGGCPSQAVLQAGSGDLKSPGYPMAYKKNLDCWWNLYASPGRQLRIVIIDLALEKSPNCTWDALTIYDGANNQSQLLVTLCGNVSDLTLQSNGSHLTLHYQTNLSMTGHGFHLKYNSVNEETPQSQKMIITNRNCGWTLVDPLVAGGPKKIPEIVTNETRTVRVVGGQVAPWNSWPWIASMQSMNRTHYCGATIIHETWLVTAAHCRFIVGFDRVFVGINNLSQPEQTEVFVKRTFTHILYDPEYIPPEHDLRLLELKTPLVLGASVGIMCLPEKEEEFTDNECLTAGWGAVKGKQFPKILQQAKIPLVTKEECMKIWGPDITEGNMCAGAAGASSCVGDSGGPLICKVKNRYKLVGIVSWGSNLCDPKTPAVYTSLSKYRDWIQEHTGV; encoded by the exons ATGAAGTGTGGTGTTCAACCAACAAAGATGATGGCTAGAGACTTTTTACAAGCAAACTCTCGTATCATTGGGGGCGAGGATGCTGAGGAAGGCGGGCAGCCTTGGACG tttgtcaGTGAGCTTAGTCACTTGCAAGTCATTGCTGGAGAATACAATCGGACTGCCATAGATGCTGAACAGCAAAATATCTCCGTCTCCGGAGTGAAGATCCACCCAAAGTACCGTCCTGATGGAAGTATGACCTACGACATTGCATTACTTTACCTCGCTCAATCAATCACCCTGG GTTCAGAGGTGCAGCTGATCTGTCTACCACAAGTGGGGGAAGAAGCTGAAATTGGGACATTGTGTGTATCTAGTGGATGGGGAAGAGTTGGGGAAA ATGCAGAATTTTCAAATGTCCTGCAGGTAGTGACGCTTCCCATTCTAGATTCCACTATGTGTGGTTCAGTCCTAAACTCTATGGGACTGCCAGCTTTGCACAGCTCCATGCTATGTGCAGGCTTTCCAGGTGGGGGTAAAGATGCTTGCCAg GGAGACTCTGGAGGTCCCTTGGTATGCCAGCGGAGATCTGGGACTTGGTTCCTGGCTGGAACTACCTCCTGGGGAGTTGGTTGTGGAAGAGCTTGGAAAAAGCCACCAACTAGCAGTGAGACTCTGGGTTCTCCAGCAATATTTGCAAGGATTTCTGCTGTACTGGATTTCCTGAGAAACTCAACGACTGACAGTGA CTTCAGAGGCTCTCTGTTG ttGACTTTTGCAGACTTTGCTGTGGAGTTCCAGGAGGAATGCCTATATGACCATGTTTCTGTGTACAGCGACATTGACCATACACAGCTCATTG TAACTTTATGTGGATATTCTGTGACGGAGCCAATCTTCAGCCCAGGGAATATTATGGTCATTGTATTCGAGAGTGATGCTGAAAATAATTTCTTCGGCTTCAAAGCCATGTTCAAATTTTTAAATCCAG CTACAGAGGAAATTAAGCCGCTTCCCTTTTCTGGTCTTCGTCGTGTTCCAGATCTCAAACGCATCAGTAAAA GTGTCTGTGGAATGGCCCCTCTCTCCACCCAGTGGATTCTGAATCGGATTGTCGGTGGGGAGGAAGCTTGCCCCAATTGTTGGCCATGGAATGTGGAGCTGATGTTTCAGGGAGGTTTTGTGTGTGGCGGGGTAATTCTGTCACCAGAATGGGTGCTGACTGCAGCCCACTGCTTACT GTCCCCCGATCCCTCCTTGTATTTGATAATTGGTGGCATCCATGACAGATTCCTAAACGCATCCAATGAACAG AGAAGAAATGTCCTGGCTATCACTGCTCATGAAAACTTTAATATCCTCACCTTTAACTATGACGTAGGAATGCTACGCGTGGAGGAACCATTTGTGTTTAATGACTTTGTACGTCCAGTCTGTCTGCCCAGAAAGAATGAGCCCATTGAGCCATCTTCCTTATGTGTGGTCACTGGTTGGGGTGGCACTGGAGAAG TTGGAAATTTTTCCAGCCGATTGCAGCAGCTACAAGTCCCCATTCTCAATACTGAGGTGTGCAATACCACTTACTATCCCGGGATGATCTCAAAGCAAATGATCTGTGCAGGGTTTCCAGAAACTGGTGGAAAGGATGCTTGTACG GGAGACTCCGGAGGTCCTCTGGTCTGCCTCAGTACCAACAACTCCTACGTGGTTTATGGCATTGTAAGCTGGGGTGTTGGATGCGCCCGGGCAAAAAAGCCGGGAGTGTATGCCAGGATCCGTTCTTTACTGAGCTGGATAGAAGACACTCTACAAG AGAGGAACGACCAAATAAATTACCATCTGACCCTGCCAGAGAGACCAGTGGAATTACCAGCGTGGAATGACATCCCTAGCGTTCAAGGTG GTTGTCCTAGTCAAGCCGTCCTCCAGGCTGGGTCTGGCGATCTGAAATCTCCTGGTTATCCAATGGCCTACAAGAAAAACCTGGACTGCTGGTGGAATCTTTATGCTTCCCCAGGCCGTCAGCTCCGGATTGTGATCATAGATTTGGCCTTGGAGAAGTCACCAAACTGCACCTGGGATGCTCTGACAATTTACGATGGAGCCAATAATCAGTCACAGTTATTAG TTACCCTATGTGGAAATGTATCTGATTTGACTTTGCAGTCCAATGGCAGCCACCTAACACTTCACTATCAAACGAACTTGTCTATGACCGGCCATGGATTCCACCTAAAATATAACTCTGTTAATGAAGAAACACCCCAGTCCCAAAAAATGATCATAACAAATA gAAACTGTGGGTGGACATTGGTGGATCCTCTGGTGGCAGGTGGACCCAAGAAAATACCAGAGATTGTTACCAATGAAACAAGGACAGTGCGGGTGGTTGGAGGCCAGGTCGCCCCCTGGAATTCATGGCCATGGATAGCCAGCATGCAAAGCATGAACAGGACACACTACTGCGGAGCAACAATCATCCACGAAACATGGCTAGTGACTGCCGCACACTGCAGATTTAT TGTTGGGTTTGACAGAGTGTTTGTGGGAATAAATAATCTGTCACAGCCAGAACAAACAGAAGTCTTTGTAAAACGCACATTCACGCACATTCTTTATGACCCTGAATATATTCCTCCAGAACACGACCTCCGTTTGCTGGAGCTTAAGACTCCTCTTGTTCTTG GTGCATCAGTTGGTATAATGTGTTTACCCgagaaagaagaagaatttaCAGACAATGAATGTCTGACAGCGGGGTGGGGAGCTGTAAAAG GTAAACAGTTTCCCAAGATCCTGCAGCAAGCGAAGATTCCTCTAGTGACTAAAGAAGAATGCATGAAAATCTGGGGCCCGGACATAACCGAGGGCAACATGTGTGCGGGAGCAGCTGGGGCCTCATCTTGTGTG ggggattCTGGAGGTCCATTAATTTGTAAAGTAAAGAACAGGTACAAGCTGGTGGGAATAGTCAGCTGGGGGAGCAATCTTTGTGACCCCAAAACTCCAGCTGTTTATACCTCATTATCTAAATACAGAGATTGGATACAAGAACACACAGGAGTGTAA